A genome region from Schlesneria paludicola DSM 18645 includes the following:
- a CDS encoding bifunctional riboflavin kinase/FAD synthetase has protein sequence MTVLHGFESPASYRDGFVSIGNFDGVHCGHQSMLSTLVARARAQQVPAVALTFDPHPIELLRPDAIPPRLTTIEHRAELLQKFGVDCVIVLPTTPRFLTMTAEDFFHTIIRTELQARGLVEGPNFFFGRNRAGSITVLRQFCTAHQLTLDVIQPVIVDQQLVSSSVIRSLIDAGDITESVGLLGHPYRLTGKVGHGAERGRTLGFPTANLVDCANLIPGHGVYVAVTMVGGIQYPAAVNIGPNPTFGESAKKVEVHLLDYTGNLYDQTLNVDFVSRLRDVKKFPSVRDLVEQLQRDVAAVRSVVSTSGRQ, from the coding sequence ATGACCGTGCTGCACGGGTTTGAGTCTCCCGCGTCGTACCGCGACGGTTTTGTGTCCATCGGAAACTTCGACGGGGTCCATTGTGGCCACCAGTCGATGCTGTCCACTCTGGTCGCCCGCGCTCGCGCGCAACAGGTGCCCGCGGTGGCGCTGACGTTCGATCCCCATCCGATCGAACTGTTGCGGCCCGATGCAATACCACCGCGTCTGACCACCATCGAGCATCGTGCCGAGCTCCTGCAAAAGTTCGGTGTCGATTGTGTGATCGTGCTGCCCACGACACCGCGGTTCCTGACAATGACGGCGGAAGACTTTTTCCACACGATCATCCGGACGGAACTTCAGGCACGCGGTCTGGTCGAAGGTCCTAATTTCTTCTTTGGCAGAAACCGCGCGGGCAGCATCACCGTCTTGCGACAGTTCTGTACCGCTCATCAATTGACTCTCGATGTGATCCAACCGGTCATCGTCGATCAGCAACTCGTTTCATCCAGTGTCATCCGGTCATTGATCGATGCGGGTGACATCACCGAATCAGTCGGTCTGCTGGGGCACCCCTATCGACTGACAGGGAAGGTGGGGCATGGAGCCGAACGCGGGCGAACACTGGGCTTTCCTACGGCGAATCTTGTGGACTGTGCGAACCTGATTCCCGGACACGGGGTCTATGTCGCTGTCACGATGGTCGGGGGGATCCAGTACCCTGCCGCGGTGAACATCGGTCCGAATCCGACATTTGGAGAATCCGCCAAGAAAGTCGAAGTCCACCTGCTGGACTACACGGGCAACTTGTACGATCAGACGCTGAATGTCGATTTTGTGTCACGGCTGCGTGACGTAAAGAAATTTCCGTCGGTCAGGGATCTGGTGGAACAACTGCAGCGCGATGTCGCCGCGGTCAGATCGGTCGTGTCGACCAGCGGGCGGCAATAG
- a CDS encoding FIST signal transduction protein, producing the protein MLFSLVSLVRIGPGDKESVFFVDGSDQEMPFAAAVSDKSNLKVAIQETTQVIADELGCVPDLTLVFVTHHHASEFATLAATVRERLGGGLVLGCTGETVIGGAREHEDGPAISLLSGVLSGADLLPFQLEFENTPDGVMCGGLPDDLTSATSETRAVLLLGEPFSSVPQSVLDLLADELPDIPVVGGMASGGNPGENRLFLNDREIDRGAIGVVIRGGPRIRTVVSQGCRPIGAPFVVTKAERNVVYEMGGSSPMQRLQELYHMLPPRDQKLVEGGVHIGIALNEYQETFHRGDFLILNVMGVDKKSGALKAGGTIRVGQTVQFQIRDGETADADLKRLLERHLSESPRLPAAGLLFSCNGRGTRMFSQPNHDASLIQAQLGPMPLVGIFAQGELGPVGGKNYIHGFTASLALFEEEMA; encoded by the coding sequence ATGCTGTTCTCGTTAGTGTCGCTGGTTCGGATCGGGCCAGGAGATAAGGAATCCGTATTTTTTGTCGATGGATCGGATCAGGAAATGCCGTTTGCCGCTGCAGTGTCTGACAAGTCGAATCTGAAAGTTGCGATTCAAGAGACGACTCAGGTCATCGCTGATGAATTGGGATGCGTTCCCGATTTGACGCTGGTGTTTGTGACGCACCATCACGCGAGTGAATTCGCGACTCTGGCAGCCACGGTTCGCGAACGTCTTGGCGGCGGGTTGGTTCTGGGTTGTACGGGCGAAACCGTCATCGGGGGGGCTCGCGAACATGAAGACGGTCCCGCAATTTCTTTGTTAAGCGGTGTCCTGTCGGGCGCCGATCTGCTGCCGTTTCAGCTTGAGTTCGAGAATACGCCCGACGGAGTGATGTGCGGCGGACTTCCCGACGATCTGACCTCGGCGACGTCGGAAACACGTGCGGTACTGCTGTTGGGTGAACCGTTCAGTTCGGTCCCACAATCGGTCCTGGATCTTCTGGCTGACGAGTTGCCTGATATCCCCGTGGTGGGCGGTATGGCCAGTGGGGGCAATCCCGGGGAAAATCGGTTGTTTTTGAATGATCGCGAGATTGACCGCGGTGCGATTGGGGTCGTCATCCGGGGTGGGCCACGGATTCGAACGGTCGTCTCGCAGGGGTGCCGTCCAATTGGTGCGCCATTTGTTGTCACCAAAGCCGAACGCAATGTTGTGTACGAGATGGGCGGTTCTTCGCCCATGCAGCGGTTGCAAGAGCTTTACCACATGCTTCCGCCTCGAGACCAGAAACTGGTAGAGGGGGGCGTGCATATCGGTATTGCGCTGAACGAGTATCAAGAAACGTTTCATCGCGGCGACTTCCTGATTCTGAATGTCATGGGCGTCGACAAGAAATCCGGTGCGCTGAAAGCCGGCGGCACGATTCGAGTCGGTCAGACCGTGCAGTTCCAGATTCGCGATGGGGAAACGGCGGATGCCGACCTGAAGCGGTTACTCGAACGGCATTTGTCCGAGTCTCCTCGACTGCCCGCTGCCGGTCTGCTATTCAGTTGCAATGGTCGCGGGACGCGCATGTTTTCCCAGCCGAACCATGATGCCAGTCTGATTCAAGCACAACTGGGGCCGATGCCGCTTGTGGGGATTTTTGCCCAGGGAGAACTTGGGCCTGTCGGTGGTAAGAACTATATTCACGGGTTCACCGCCAGCCTTGCCTTGTTTGAAGAGGAAATGGCGTGA